The proteins below come from a single Chrysoperla carnea chromosome 1, inChrCarn1.1, whole genome shotgun sequence genomic window:
- the LOC123300758 gene encoding chromobox protein homolog 1-like, whose amino-acid sequence MPKKSKSGSGSDDGSSSEEEYSVEKVLDKKVDRKGKVSYKLKWKGYSEEESTWEPEEHLNCHDLIKEFEDNRKRKLKEKEDEDNTPKKAKTETKKKDEETPTANKSKTSSKTPSSSTDRSRSKTKDSDDRSIRSDKSDSKSKSSDKEKKNGFQRGLSPETIIGASDSSGDLMFLMKWKGTDEADLVKAKDANVKCPQIVIKFYEERLTWHTPTSQEN is encoded by the exons ATGCCAAAAAAGAGCAAAAGTGGATCTGGATCAGACGACGGTAGCAGCAGCGAGGAGGAATACTCTGTGGAAAAAGTTTTGGATAAGAAAGTAGACAGAAAAGgaaag gtatcatacaaattaaaatggaaAGGATACTCCGAAGAAGAGAGTACATGGGAACCCGAAGAACATTTAAACTGCcatgatttaataaaagaatTCGAAGATAATCGTAAACGTaaactaaaagaaaaagaaGATGAGGATAACACACCAAAAAAAGCTAAAACCGAAACAAAGAAAAAAGACGAGGAAACACCAACTGCTAACAAATCGAAGACCTCATCAAAAACACCATCCTCATCCACTGATCGTTCCCGTTCAAAAACTAAAGATTCAGATGATAGAAGTATTCGGAGTGATAAATCTGATTCCAAGTCAAAATCTTCAGACAAAGAAAAGAAGAATGGTTTTCAACGTGGTTTATCACCGGAAACAATAATTGGGGCATCGGATAGTTCCGGTGATTTAATGTTCTTGATGAAATGGAAAGGTACCGATGAAGCTGATTTAGTTAAGGCAAAAGATGCAAATGTGAAATGTCcacaaattgttattaaattttatgaagaacGACTTACGTGGCACACACCTACCTCTCAAGAAAATTAA